Proteins encoded in a region of the Borrelia hermsii DAH genome:
- a CDS encoding BTA121 domain-containing protein surface lipoprotein has protein sequence MRHHNLLLLLPLLLIVSCNLKSKEDDLLGTHLIKGKPFKVDFTGNKPINKGFGFKTPVGAEILAGAAVPLGAAAPVDAAPAVGEQVEADSGVAVKEDVDSASEVVADKSIEVKLDELLSTFKLQDEERSVVNHIRSVLTDPAAGSVFNRTYTDDGFYNLISGFDAVKLKQVLGDINVVLAVQTEVIANIKGVKNEIAKQNLQDEFEPKRLKYIKDLKNLFHYAFPNSISLNVKFFSRDFLYTFTEIKKSSKGVLDLENLLAGLSGEDKKAIEHMHNSIVFENPSDQAYITKAEGKFYYLLSSLDTSEVKEIIKAHLNNLIERDQALKVIETISKEEYKQELLDKINKCDNHHVSWIRSVFWSYEQPYEFYESFTYKGGSVGFDSLRDKAASFKEVEDLYAGKLSADELKALKEIRSLVTNNDVDSDDYGDMLDDYEFDLLLSQLAFDRVKKILEFHLNTHQAIAELEAMIKNVKEEGEKQRLTNDLNTNYKGRYPSKLKDLFNGSADDVYRQIIMDTYGNPYLDDLSFLQEEVRDLIKGEVL, from the coding sequence ATGAGACATCATAATTTGTTATTGCTATTACCACTATTGCTGATAGTAAGTTGTAATTTAAAATCAAAAGAAGATGATCTGCTTGGGACTCATTTGATTAAAGGCAAACCATTTAAAGTGGACTTTACTGGAAATAAACCGATTAATAAGGGATTTGGATTTAAAACACCTGTGGGTGCGGAAATCCTTGCGGGCGCGGCAGTTCCTTTGGGTGCGGCAGCTCCCGTGGACGCAGCACCAGCAGTTGGAGAACAAGTAGAAGCAGATTCGGGAGTAGCAGTAAAGGAAGATGTGGATAGTGCTTCTGAGGTAGTTGCGGATAAGAGCATAGAAGTTAAGCTTGATGAGCTTTTAAGTACATTCAAGTTGCAGGATGAAGAAAGGTCAGTAGTTAATCATATACGAAGCGTATTAACTGATCCTGCGGCAGGATCAGTATTTAACAGGACATATACTGATGATGGATTTTATAATTTGATAAGTGGCTTTGATGCTGTTAAGCTAAAACAAGTTCTAGGCGATATTAATGTGGTTCTTGCAGTACAAACAGAGGTTATTGCAAATATTAAGGGCGTTAAGAACGAGATAGCAAAACAGAACTTGCAAGATGAGTTTGAGCCTAAAAGGCTAAAATATATAAAGGATTTAAAAAATTTATTCCATTATGCGTTTCCCAATTCTATCTCTCTTAACGTTAAATTTTTTTCCAGGGACTTTTTGTATACTTTTACTGAGATTAAAAAGAGTAGTAAAGGTGTTTTAGATCTTGAAAATCTCTTAGCAGGTCTTTCTGGTGAAGATAAAAAAGCAATTGAGCATATGCACAATTCAATTGTTTTTGAGAATCCAAGTGATCAAGCGTATATTACCAAAGCCGAGGGTAAATTTTATTACTTGTTAAGTAGTTTAGATACTTCTGAGGTTAAGGAAATCATAAAAGCTCACTTAAATAATTTAATAGAACGGGATCAAGCATTAAAAGTTATTGAGACTATTTCTAAAGAAGAATATAAACAAGAACTCTTAGATAAGATTAATAAGTGCGATAATCATCATGTATCTTGGATAAGATCGGTATTCTGGTCGTATGAACAGCCTTATGAGTTTTATGAGAGTTTTACATATAAAGGTGGTTCTGTTGGTTTTGATAGTCTTAGGGACAAAGCTGCAAGTTTTAAAGAAGTTGAAGACCTATACGCAGGGAAGCTTTCTGCAGATGAGCTTAAAGCCCTTAAAGAGATACGAAGCCTGGTAACTAATAATGATGTTGATAGTGATGATTATGGTGATATGCTTGACGATTATGAGTTTGATCTCTTGTTGAGTCAATTAGCTTTTGATAGGGTTAAAAAAATTCTTGAATTTCATTTAAATACCCATCAAGCAATTGCAGAACTTGAAGCAATGATTAAGAATGTTAAGGAAGAGGGAGAAAAGCAACGATTGACAAATGACCTTAACACTAACTATAAAGGTCGCTATCCATCGAAATTAAAAGATTTATTTAATGGTTCTGCTGATGATGTGTATCGTCAAATTATTATGGATACATATGGTAATCCTTATTTAGATGATCTCTCTTTTCTGCAAGAGGAAGTTAGAGATCTAATAAAGGGTGAAGTGTTATAG
- a CDS encoding BTA121 domain-containing protein surface lipoprotein, producing the protein MVKVRRYCTLLILIISCNLISCNLKSQKEDGLGFNAKEHIKLNNLLSTFKLQDEERSAVNYIRGVVTDPGIVGLSVNRTYADSEFYNLLVSLGDSRLKKIIAVHLKNVKAQDEALKVIESVDRDESIRQLKDRLGAQKRFYLRELKQVFGSAIPNKVYLQAMNIDYVNSFDKIKNEARDILRFENLYMRLSYDNKEVVEHIRRAVTNSGIGKKEGYKTYTAFEFELALGSLDNLRLREIIGVHFEMLGELKQAQNVINDIKGVASKRDLQQEFNVLNNAYLLHVKWIFNKFTPAKLYDEVIINKYKNDFITIKNKALGIKAAEQGNP; encoded by the coding sequence ATGGTAAAGGTAAGAAGATATTGTACATTACTGATATTAATAATAAGTTGTAATTTAATAAGTTGTAATTTAAAATCCCAAAAAGAAGATGGGCTTGGATTTAATGCAAAAGAGCATATTAAACTTAATAATCTTTTGTCCACATTCAAGCTACAGGATGAAGAAAGGTCAGCAGTTAATTATATACGAGGCGTAGTAACTGATCCGGGTATAGTAGGACTCTCAGTTAACAGGACATATGCTGATTCTGAGTTTTACAACTTGCTAGTTAGCTTGGGTGATTCTAGGCTTAAGAAAATTATAGCAGTTCATTTAAAAAATGTTAAAGCTCAAGACGAGGCTTTAAAAGTTATTGAGAGTGTCGATAGAGACGAATCAATTCGGCAATTGAAAGATAGGTTGGGCGCGCAGAAGAGGTTCTACTTAAGGGAATTAAAACAGGTATTTGGTAGTGCTATTCCTAATAAGGTATATCTTCAAGCTATGAATATTGATTATGTGAATTCTTTTGATAAGATTAAAAATGAAGCTAGAGACATATTAAGGTTTGAAAATCTATATATGAGGCTGTCTTATGATAATAAGGAAGTAGTTGAACATATACGAAGAGCAGTAACTAATTCAGGTATTGGTAAGAAGGAAGGTTACAAGACTTATACTGCTTTTGAATTTGAGCTCGCGTTAGGTAGCTTGGATAATTTAAGGCTTCGGGAAATTATAGGGGTTCATTTCGAGATGCTGGGGGAATTGAAACAAGCTCAAAATGTTATTAATGATATTAAGGGAGTAGCATCAAAACGAGATTTGCAACAAGAGTTTAATGTGTTAAATAACGCCTATTTATTGCATGTAAAATGGATATTTAATAAATTTACTCCTGCTAAGTTATATGATGAAGTTATAATCAATAAGTATAAGAATGATTTTATAACCATTAAAAATAAAGCTTTAGGCATTAAAGCGGCTGAGCAGGGCAATCCTTAA